The following coding sequences lie in one Caproicibacterium argilliputei genomic window:
- a CDS encoding cache domain-containing sensor histidine kinase, protein MSKLMNSVHRWNFDKKIKALVSTALIATATIMLLVSLQSSTAALTDQSRSLLQEQNRAVAAGFEDSLNNYKSLAYSLVLDDSVQRYLYNPGDVTRANSARNVLRSTLNMYSSLNFVALVHPDGNFLYKGNGSSFTTRFAEVYSEDYRGCLYSSGAGMHLNYTKSYYNRYTLNVYFPVYDTNYIGKKRGMLCFSFNDSSLEQVLQHQDDSMHSGVAVLSDEGVVMARSSQSGAAEGIDVSWFSGDSGSCQRGGRFYLYQRVTGWPFYVVSSVAAADLYASSRRTVALLLVLVAGAVVLSLLVVNSMVRVLYKPLDKVVRKMDAVANGSLQTRINEQHMGADFKKLAAGFNTMMDKMLLLMDQVKEEQHQMEQIRFNTLQSQIKPHFLYNTLECVHWQAEADGNKEISTLVMALAKYYRICLSEGRDIVSLAEEIECVRSYLIIQNMRYGNIIDSNFDIDPNLENIAIPKLTLQPLVENSIYHGIKVKEGRRGCVVLSARRGGGDIWLTLADTGTGMTQEEVQEINQAISQYDERFGYGVRNVHRRIQLIAGSPYGLHYSRNEKGGVTVTICLPDRPVDED, encoded by the coding sequence GTGAGCAAATTGATGAATTCTGTACATCGCTGGAATTTTGACAAAAAAATCAAAGCTCTGGTTTCCACCGCGCTCATCGCAACCGCAACCATCATGCTTTTGGTTTCGCTGCAATCCTCCACCGCTGCGTTGACTGACCAGTCCCGCTCGCTGCTGCAGGAGCAGAACCGGGCGGTTGCCGCCGGCTTTGAAGATTCCCTGAACAACTACAAGTCGCTGGCATACAGTTTGGTGCTGGACGACTCGGTGCAGCGCTACCTTTATAATCCCGGTGACGTGACGCGCGCAAACAGCGCACGCAATGTTCTGCGCAGCACACTGAATATGTATTCCTCGCTGAACTTTGTGGCGTTGGTTCATCCGGACGGCAACTTTCTGTACAAAGGCAACGGCTCTTCCTTTACGACCCGATTTGCCGAGGTCTATTCGGAAGATTACCGTGGCTGTCTGTACAGCAGCGGCGCAGGTATGCATCTTAACTATACGAAGTCTTACTACAATCGCTACACGCTGAATGTGTACTTTCCAGTGTATGACACCAACTATATCGGCAAAAAACGCGGGATGCTCTGCTTTAGTTTCAACGACAGCAGTCTGGAGCAAGTGCTGCAGCATCAGGATGACAGTATGCACAGCGGTGTTGCGGTGCTCAGCGACGAAGGCGTGGTCATGGCGCGCAGCAGCCAGTCCGGCGCTGCGGAAGGAATTGACGTTTCGTGGTTTTCCGGTGACAGCGGTTCCTGCCAGCGAGGCGGGCGGTTTTACCTGTATCAGCGCGTTACGGGCTGGCCGTTTTATGTGGTCAGCAGTGTTGCGGCGGCAGATCTGTACGCATCCAGCAGAAGAACGGTTGCACTGCTGCTGGTGCTGGTGGCGGGTGCGGTGGTGCTCAGTCTGCTTGTGGTGAACAGCATGGTCCGCGTGCTGTACAAACCCCTGGACAAAGTGGTTCGAAAAATGGACGCGGTGGCCAACGGCTCTTTACAGACCCGCATTAACGAGCAGCACATGGGCGCGGATTTTAAGAAGCTTGCCGCCGGATTCAACACCATGATGGATAAAATGCTGCTTCTGATGGATCAGGTGAAAGAGGAGCAGCACCAAATGGAGCAGATCCGCTTCAATACACTGCAGTCGCAGATTAAGCCGCACTTTCTGTACAATACGCTGGAGTGTGTGCACTGGCAGGCGGAAGCAGACGGCAATAAGGAAATTTCCACGCTGGTCATGGCGCTGGCAAAGTATTACCGCATCTGCCTGAGCGAGGGGCGCGACATTGTTTCTCTGGCAGAGGAAATCGAGTGTGTGCGCAGCTATCTCATCATTCAGAATATGCGCTACGGCAATATTATTGACAGCAATTTTGACATTGACCCTAACCTGGAAAACATCGCGATTCCTAAACTGACGCTGCAGCCTTTAGTGGAAAACAGCATTTATCACGGCATTAAGGTCAAGGAAGGCCGGCGAGGCTGTGTGGTGCTTTCCGCGCGGCGCGGCGGCGGTGACATCTGGCTGACGCTGGCGGATACCGGCACCGGTATGACACAGGAAGAGGTTCAGGAAATCAATCAGGCTATCTCGCAGTACGACGAACGTTTTGGCTATGGTGTGCGCAATGTGCACCGGCGGATTCAGCTGATTGCCGGGTCGCCGTATGGCCTGCATTATTCCCGCAATGAGAAAGGAGGCGTAACAGTGACCATCTGCCTGCCGGACCGGCCGGTCGACGAGGACTAA
- a CDS encoding response regulator transcription factor, producing MYQILVVDDEQMIRMGIKRALAWNTLGINRVYTASSGKEALEQLREHRPQIMLTDIYMSEMTGLELIEAAKSIVPCLRVLVLTGYDRFDYARECLRLHVEDFLLKPIDGEVLRESIFRQVQALDELQQESRPAQLRATGLQEQMRLEKEMRALVRRKLSEQETADLCRRNRFDCGQLLQAAVLVPELYMEQQGANGFRAMMARSICISMVDRQGKGVTFADSDGTIILVFFLGENAESGVEQAESLTGVLADDFDTAPRIVLGSCEKGFSNLYISYNDARMMLQDEKTEFCSIVQTVPDRRRETLFQDVYTELKGMMCANVGDTDKVLKAYATFCKAVDSYNLSAANTRRCCLEIASSVYYSILTQKSVENGESLNALAQSLTHAVRADACEMTRMYLTKLLEQGSHGVHDLVSAARRYIDAHLEEELSVASIASSLFVTPNYFSRLFKRVTGEGCNEYIVRKRIEKAKSLLETTSLKTGRIAMMVGYRDTNYFSLAFKKHTGQSPTQYREEIRRNTTEVS from the coding sequence ATGTATCAGATATTGGTGGTGGATGACGAGCAGATGATTCGCATGGGAATCAAACGCGCATTGGCGTGGAACACGCTGGGCATTAACAGGGTTTACACTGCGTCTTCCGGAAAAGAGGCTCTGGAGCAGCTTCGGGAACACCGCCCGCAGATTATGCTGACGGATATTTATATGTCGGAAATGACAGGTCTTGAGCTGATTGAAGCTGCCAAAAGCATCGTACCGTGCCTGCGGGTTCTTGTTTTAACCGGTTATGACCGCTTCGACTACGCGCGCGAGTGTCTGCGCCTGCACGTGGAGGATTTTCTGCTGAAGCCGATTGACGGCGAGGTGCTGCGCGAATCCATCTTCCGCCAGGTACAGGCGCTGGATGAGCTGCAGCAGGAAAGCCGGCCCGCACAGCTGCGCGCCACCGGTCTGCAGGAACAGATGCGGCTGGAAAAGGAAATGCGGGCGCTGGTGCGCCGAAAGCTTTCTGAGCAGGAAACTGCGGATTTGTGCCGCCGCAACCGCTTTGACTGCGGGCAGCTGCTGCAGGCGGCTGTGCTGGTGCCGGAACTGTACATGGAGCAGCAGGGTGCCAACGGGTTTCGGGCGATGATGGCGCGCAGCATCTGTATCAGCATGGTGGACAGACAGGGCAAGGGTGTCACTTTTGCCGACAGTGACGGAACCATTATTCTGGTCTTCTTTTTGGGAGAAAACGCGGAAAGCGGGGTTGAGCAGGCGGAGTCGCTGACCGGCGTGCTGGCGGACGATTTCGATACGGCGCCGCGCATCGTGCTGGGCAGCTGCGAGAAGGGATTTTCCAATCTGTACATTTCCTACAATGACGCACGCATGATGCTGCAGGATGAAAAGACAGAGTTCTGCAGCATTGTGCAGACGGTGCCGGACCGCAGGCGGGAAACTCTGTTTCAGGATGTGTATACAGAGCTCAAGGGCATGATGTGCGCCAATGTGGGCGACACGGATAAAGTGCTGAAAGCATATGCAACGTTCTGCAAAGCAGTGGATTCCTACAACCTTTCTGCTGCCAACACCCGGCGCTGCTGCCTGGAAATCGCCAGTTCGGTTTATTATTCTATTCTGACGCAGAAAAGTGTGGAAAACGGGGAAAGCCTGAACGCACTGGCGCAGAGCCTGACCCACGCGGTCCGCGCGGATGCCTGTGAAATGACGCGGATGTACCTGACCAAACTGTTGGAGCAGGGCAGCCACGGTGTGCATGACTTGGTTTCTGCAGCCAGACGGTATATCGACGCCCACTTGGAAGAGGAACTTTCGGTGGCAAGTATCGCCTCCTCCCTGTTTGTAACCCCCAATTACTTTTCACGGCTGTTTAAGCGGGTAACAGGCGAGGGCTGCAACGAGTACATTGTGCGCAAGCGCATTGAAAAGGCGAAGTCCCTGCTGGAAACCACCAGTTTGAAAACCGGCCGCATTGCGATGATGGTCGGCTACCGGGACACCAATTACTTCTCCCTTGCTTTTAAAAAACATACCGGGCAGTCCCCCACGCAGTACCGGGAGGAAATACGCAGGAATACAACGGAGGTTTCGTAA
- a CDS encoding DUF4340 domain-containing protein, producing MKRRKYSSTAISLLLAAALLGGCQVRSGGSTGVSSTEESTGTVSSEVQSTASFKQQTRPQFVAKGIRSLCVQKNGQVVFQASYAPASYKSSFDSWQLSQPYQNTVMVDTQALYELFDKLAAIDFSAPVQVKKDTDTGLSSSEDSFTVQFLQTKEESTAVASVNPDSTATVFLGKEDGSGNVYAAVKGNASAVFRVSKSTADTLRQLEPYDYVLKIAGVVNVASVSGLTLQSGGKTYTVSVDSGTYRTGSGRTLSKANFTTLYQDLLGVELTGKVKAKPASGTAADLTVTFHRSMAAAPEMRYVYTPQSGDTETLTVNGHTFFTVSRAQVQALVQKVAEWCG from the coding sequence ATGAAGCGAAGAAAATATAGCAGCACGGCAATTTCTCTTTTGCTGGCAGCTGCGCTCCTCGGCGGATGTCAAGTCCGCTCGGGCGGCAGCACGGGGGTTTCCTCTACGGAAGAATCCACAGGAACGGTTTCTTCGGAAGTGCAGTCGACAGCGTCTTTTAAACAGCAGACGCGGCCGCAGTTTGTTGCCAAAGGCATTCGCTCGCTGTGCGTGCAGAAGAACGGTCAAGTGGTTTTTCAGGCGTCCTACGCGCCGGCTTCCTATAAGAGCAGTTTTGACAGCTGGCAGCTTTCACAGCCGTACCAAAACACAGTCATGGTGGATACACAGGCATTGTATGAATTGTTTGACAAGCTTGCCGCCATTGATTTTTCTGCGCCCGTGCAGGTCAAAAAGGATACCGACACCGGCCTTTCTTCCAGTGAGGATTCCTTTACGGTGCAGTTCCTGCAGACCAAAGAGGAGTCCACCGCGGTGGCATCCGTGAATCCGGACAGCACGGCAACGGTGTTTCTGGGAAAGGAAGACGGCAGCGGCAATGTGTATGCGGCCGTCAAGGGAAATGCATCGGCAGTGTTTCGCGTATCAAAATCCACAGCGGATACGCTGCGCCAGCTGGAGCCCTACGATTATGTGCTGAAGATTGCAGGTGTTGTCAATGTTGCTAGTGTATCAGGGTTGACGCTTCAATCAGGCGGCAAAACTTATACGGTTTCCGTGGACAGCGGCACATACCGCACGGGCAGCGGCAGGACACTGTCGAAGGCAAATTTCACCACGCTGTATCAGGACTTGCTGGGTGTGGAGCTGACCGGAAAGGTCAAAGCAAAACCTGCTTCCGGCACTGCGGCAGATTTGACAGTCACGTTTCACCGCAGCATGGCGGCGGCGCCGGAAATGCGCTATGTTTACACACCGCAGAGTGGAGATACGGAAACGCTGACCGTTAACGGCCACACATTTTTTACGGTGAGCCGCGCGCAGGTGCAGGCGCTGGTTCAGAAGGTTGCAGAATGGTGCGGGTAA
- a CDS encoding metallophosphoesterase family protein: MEKQKWQPLPRQGVRARIGICSDLHVCEAYPSREKLGAVFSAFYQLAPQLDAAAFVGDLTDCGNAQQYAALRRFTAEYTAGHRGTTGAPTQILYCMGNHDTFEPGVHRAQAVFAAQTGQNPCELTWVNLVPVIKLAPGPNAEDDYTGCYSFLKRSLYAAASKVPGLPIFVLAHHGIRGTAYATDEWYGNYGEGTEHDLVRLLQQYPQVIHVSGHSHAVLEDERSIDQSLGFTAIQDSTAGAYFENETGKQDPETGEPATVPPFGQEACQALLADVLASGKVVVHRLNLTAGRFCAAPWEIDIPALLQAKKAGQPLCFPYTPGRTGTAPVFLPDARARLQFERADTAAVQFPRAWPADTGACSRVQAYRIQLLREDGGEPVCRWIFSDIYRREQREDWCVRVKTAVPFQGTWRVQVCAATAFGQLSEPLCSPAVDAVL, encoded by the coding sequence ATGGAAAAACAAAAATGGCAGCCGCTGCCGCGGCAGGGTGTCCGCGCGCGCATTGGGATTTGCAGCGATTTGCACGTGTGTGAAGCTTATCCTTCCCGCGAGAAACTCGGTGCTGTTTTCTCTGCTTTTTATCAGCTGGCTCCGCAGCTGGACGCCGCTGCCTTTGTGGGGGATTTAACCGACTGTGGAAATGCACAGCAGTATGCGGCTCTGCGCCGGTTTACTGCCGAATATACAGCGGGGCACAGAGGCACGACCGGTGCGCCGACGCAGATTCTTTACTGCATGGGCAATCACGATACCTTTGAGCCGGGCGTGCACCGTGCCCAAGCGGTTTTTGCTGCGCAGACTGGACAGAATCCCTGTGAACTGACATGGGTGAACCTTGTCCCCGTGATTAAGCTGGCACCCGGACCAAACGCGGAGGATGACTACACCGGCTGTTATTCCTTTTTGAAGCGGAGTCTGTATGCGGCAGCTTCCAAGGTGCCGGGGCTTCCGATTTTCGTGTTGGCGCACCACGGGATTCGCGGCACTGCCTACGCAACGGACGAGTGGTACGGGAATTACGGTGAGGGAACCGAGCACGATTTGGTGCGGCTTTTGCAGCAGTACCCGCAGGTCATTCATGTTTCCGGGCATTCGCACGCGGTGTTGGAGGATGAACGCTCCATTGACCAAAGTCTGGGGTTTACAGCGATACAGGACAGCACCGCCGGTGCTTACTTTGAAAATGAAACCGGCAAACAGGACCCGGAAACCGGAGAACCGGCAACGGTGCCGCCCTTTGGGCAGGAGGCCTGTCAGGCGCTGCTGGCGGATGTGCTGGCGTCCGGAAAAGTGGTGGTGCACCGGTTAAACCTGACGGCGGGCCGCTTTTGCGCCGCCCCGTGGGAAATCGACATTCCGGCACTTCTGCAGGCAAAAAAGGCGGGGCAGCCTTTGTGCTTTCCGTATACGCCAGGCCGTACCGGGACTGCTCCGGTGTTTTTGCCGGACGCGCGTGCGCGGCTGCAGTTTGAGCGGGCAGATACAGCTGCGGTTCAGTTTCCGCGCGCGTGGCCGGCCGACACCGGTGCCTGCAGCCGGGTGCAGGCGTATCGGATACAGCTCCTGCGGGAGGATGGCGGAGAGCCGGTGTGTCGGTGGATTTTCTCGGACATTTACCGGCGGGAGCAGCGCGAAGATTGGTGCGTGCGTGTAAAAACGGCGGTTCCCTTTCAGGGAACGTGGCGCGTGCAGGTGTGCGCAGCAACCGCGTTTGGGCAGCTGAGTGAACCTCTGTGCAGTCCTGCAGTGGATGCGGTACTTTAG
- a CDS encoding MurR/RpiR family transcriptional regulator: MYQSAVKQRILSVKEEFTPVENSLADFFLHNTKQMDFSSKNLSKVLYVSEAALSRFAKKCGYKGYRELIFNYQNDLVQETDEPDVSKMAQEVHDRYWELLQHAFSMLDEVQVARVAGLMSSSRRVFVYGMGSSGFAAQEFQLRFMRLGLAVEAITDPQMMRMNSAVLGAQDMVVGITLSGKTKEVLESLHLAKGNHARAVLLTGLTKLASEGTYDEVLALAAVEGLDTGAMISPQFPVLVILDMLYTYFLESDMSLKTQKHRETLEALQREHRR, translated from the coding sequence ATGTATCAGAGTGCTGTAAAGCAGCGCATCCTGAGCGTGAAGGAAGAATTTACGCCGGTTGAAAACAGTTTGGCTGACTTTTTTCTGCACAATACCAAACAGATGGACTTTTCTTCGAAGAATCTTTCCAAAGTTCTGTATGTTTCAGAGGCCGCACTGTCCCGCTTTGCGAAAAAATGCGGTTACAAAGGGTATCGGGAGTTGATTTTTAATTATCAGAACGATCTGGTGCAAGAAACGGATGAGCCGGATGTCAGCAAAATGGCGCAGGAGGTGCACGACCGCTACTGGGAGCTGCTGCAGCATGCATTTTCGATGCTGGATGAGGTGCAGGTGGCGCGTGTTGCCGGGCTGATGAGCAGCAGCAGGCGGGTTTTTGTGTATGGCATGGGCAGTTCCGGCTTTGCGGCGCAGGAATTTCAGCTTCGGTTTATGCGGCTTGGGCTGGCGGTGGAGGCAATCACCGACCCGCAGATGATGCGCATGAATTCTGCGGTGCTGGGCGCGCAGGATATGGTGGTCGGCATTACGCTGAGCGGAAAAACGAAAGAGGTTCTGGAAAGCCTGCATCTTGCCAAGGGAAATCATGCACGCGCGGTTTTGCTGACAGGGCTGACAAAGCTTGCCTCAGAGGGAACTTATGATGAAGTGCTGGCACTTGCGGCCGTGGAAGGTCTGGACACAGGCGCGATGATTTCACCGCAGTTTCCGGTTCTGGTTATTTTAGATATGCTGTACACATACTTTTTAGAAAGCGATATGAGTTTAAAAACCCAAAAGCACCGGGAAACCCTGGAGGCTTTGCAGCGAGAGCATCGCCGCTGA
- a CDS encoding beta-N-acetylhexosaminidase, with amino-acid sequence MKIQANDCDHTARFLLEEMRQELDVQLCTEGICLAAHSMEKPGFTVQEENGTVTVQYGSRVDFCRALAAVCAHAGESGWQAQESCVFDDFGVSLDCSRNAVMKPEAVCRFLRLAALMGYRFVGLYLEDTVEVEGEPCFGNQRGAYTGAQLQALDHYAESLGVELRAYIQTLAHINQITRYQTYEPIIDTDDILLVGDERTYQLLDRLLGSISQNIRSRKLNIGMDEAHMAGLGKYLDRNGYHPRTEVLLEHLHRVLELCRKYGFQTQMWSDLFFHQMDGKTCLNAGDVPRIPPEVELAYWDYYSCDKEHYKEILRQHRQMTDRVAFAAGAWKWTGFTPHNSYSMETGRAGLAACRESGVRSVVVTTWGDNGAEASPFSVLPALYADAQLAYDAPEDAARFCSITGISLHDFLKIDLPCRFSERAGVHNNASKYLLYQDALYGTFDSVVPDGIAAFYSETAEQLEPLCGTPRFGYVFETQRQLCRVLSHKAALSRTIYEAYHAQDRGCLQRLAQEEMPQLLADLGAFRQVFRRQWMQDNKPFGFEVQTIRLGGLEARLQEVRGVLLQYLNGELSCIEELEAPRIPFSYFEEQDLEKLNYNLWSVIVTPGVIG; translated from the coding sequence GTGAAAATACAAGCAAACGACTGTGACCATACCGCGCGGTTCCTTTTGGAGGAGATGCGGCAGGAGCTGGATGTGCAGCTATGTACAGAGGGCATCTGCCTTGCGGCACACAGCATGGAAAAGCCCGGCTTTACCGTGCAGGAAGAAAACGGCACCGTCACGGTTCAGTATGGCAGTCGTGTGGATTTTTGCCGGGCGCTCGCGGCGGTTTGTGCCCATGCTGGTGAAAGCGGCTGGCAGGCACAGGAAAGCTGCGTTTTTGATGACTTTGGGGTTTCTTTGGATTGCTCCCGAAATGCGGTCATGAAGCCGGAAGCGGTTTGTCGCTTTCTGCGGCTGGCGGCTCTGATGGGGTACCGTTTTGTGGGACTGTACTTGGAAGATACGGTTGAGGTCGAGGGGGAGCCCTGCTTTGGAAATCAGCGCGGTGCTTACACCGGCGCACAACTGCAGGCACTTGACCACTATGCGGAGTCGCTTGGTGTGGAACTGCGCGCCTATATCCAGACGCTTGCGCACATCAATCAGATTACCAGGTACCAGACTTATGAGCCAATCATCGACACAGACGACATTCTGCTGGTGGGGGACGAACGCACCTATCAACTGCTGGACCGGCTGCTGGGCAGTATTTCCCAGAATATTCGCAGCCGAAAGCTCAACATCGGTATGGACGAAGCACACATGGCCGGTCTTGGCAAATATTTGGACCGCAACGGCTACCATCCCCGTACCGAGGTGCTGCTGGAGCACCTGCACCGCGTTTTGGAGCTTTGCAGAAAGTACGGCTTTCAGACACAGATGTGGAGTGACCTGTTCTTTCACCAGATGGACGGCAAAACCTGTTTGAACGCAGGAGATGTGCCGCGGATACCGCCGGAAGTAGAGCTGGCATACTGGGACTATTATTCCTGCGACAAGGAACACTACAAGGAGATTCTGCGCCAGCACCGGCAGATGACCGACCGCGTGGCATTTGCCGCCGGAGCTTGGAAATGGACAGGCTTTACGCCACACAATTCCTACAGCATGGAAACCGGGCGGGCAGGCTTGGCTGCCTGCCGGGAAAGCGGTGTGCGGTCGGTAGTCGTAACCACCTGGGGGGACAACGGCGCGGAAGCAAGTCCTTTTTCAGTTTTGCCGGCACTTTACGCGGACGCACAGCTGGCTTACGATGCGCCGGAAGATGCGGCACGTTTTTGCTCCATCACCGGGATTTCTTTGCACGACTTCTTAAAAATAGACTTGCCGTGCCGCTTTTCCGAGCGCGCCGGTGTGCACAACAATGCCAGCAAGTACCTGCTGTATCAGGATGCACTGTACGGAACCTTTGACTCTGTGGTGCCGGACGGAATTGCTGCTTTTTACAGCGAGACGGCGGAGCAGCTGGAGCCTTTGTGCGGAACGCCGCGCTTCGGCTATGTGTTTGAAACGCAAAGGCAGCTTTGCCGCGTGCTTTCCCACAAGGCGGCACTGAGCCGCACGATTTACGAAGCCTACCACGCGCAGGACCGCGGCTGCCTGCAGCGGCTTGCACAGGAGGAGATGCCACAGCTGCTTGCAGACCTTGGCGCGTTCCGGCAGGTCTTTCGGCGGCAGTGGATGCAGGACAACAAACCGTTTGGGTTTGAAGTGCAGACCATTCGTCTGGGTGGTTTGGAAGCGCGCCTGCAGGAGGTGCGAGGGGTGCTTCTGCAGTACCTTAACGGGGAGCTGAGCTGCATTGAAGAGCTGGAAGCGCCGCGCATTCCCTTTTCTTATTTTGAGGAGCAGGATCTTGAAAAGCTCAATTATAATCTTTGGAGCGTGATTGTGACGCCCGGCGTGATTGGATGA
- a CDS encoding ABC transporter substrate-binding protein encodes MRKMLKKVLGFTMAAAMISTALTGCGSGSTASTASAAAGGASSAAATGEKTTLQFWTISLQPTFTTFFNNLIKKYEKENPNITVNWVDLPYESIQQKLVTATAGGTSPDVVNLNTQMALTLAGKNALVDLEKEATDAQRSIYIKSLYDSTKIGDSAYAFPWYASPNIMFYNKDLFAKAGIKDLPTEYQKAFDEAKTMKEKTGAYLYNPPEFFNLLFEEGIPVLNSDNTAAAFNTADTVKLINSFKTMTDKDYLPKTNWGQWDTELKLFETQKLAIVSSSGSSLTRIKDEAPDVYKKIGVAAPLTGSKDISRNALMNLVVPSKSKNHEEAIKFAAFITNDENQLAFCKQTAIFPSTTKASEDSYFTSDTSTLEGQARNMSAKVSKTSEDYSLGVEGQSDIQDAVNKVYEAAITSGQDVNTALKNAETKVNSLLKK; translated from the coding sequence ATGAGAAAGATGTTGAAAAAAGTTCTTGGCTTTACGATGGCGGCAGCCATGATCAGCACCGCGCTGACCGGCTGCGGCAGCGGCAGCACCGCTTCTACAGCCTCCGCTGCAGCGGGCGGCGCTTCCAGTGCCGCTGCCACCGGTGAAAAGACCACGCTTCAGTTCTGGACAATTTCCCTGCAGCCTACCTTTACAACTTTCTTTAACAACCTGATTAAAAAGTACGAAAAAGAAAATCCGAACATCACGGTCAACTGGGTGGACCTGCCTTACGAATCCATTCAGCAGAAGCTGGTGACCGCAACCGCCGGCGGCACCTCCCCGGATGTTGTCAATCTGAACACCCAGATGGCGCTGACACTGGCAGGCAAAAACGCACTGGTTGACTTGGAAAAAGAAGCAACCGATGCGCAGCGCAGCATTTACATCAAGAGCCTGTATGACTCCACAAAAATCGGTGACTCCGCCTATGCGTTCCCGTGGTACGCTTCCCCGAACATCATGTTCTACAACAAGGATTTGTTTGCCAAGGCGGGCATCAAAGATTTGCCGACAGAGTATCAGAAAGCTTTTGACGAAGCAAAGACCATGAAAGAGAAGACCGGCGCATACCTGTACAATCCGCCGGAGTTCTTTAATCTGCTGTTTGAAGAGGGCATTCCGGTGCTTAACAGCGACAACACAGCCGCGGCGTTCAATACGGCAGATACCGTCAAACTCATCAACAGCTTTAAAACTATGACCGACAAAGACTACCTGCCAAAGACCAACTGGGGGCAGTGGGACACTGAACTGAAGCTGTTTGAAACTCAGAAGCTTGCCATTGTCAGTTCTTCTGGTTCTTCCTTGACCCGCATTAAGGACGAGGCACCGGACGTGTACAAAAAGATTGGTGTGGCGGCGCCGCTGACCGGCAGCAAAGACATCAGCCGCAACGCCCTGATGAATCTGGTTGTTCCATCGAAGAGCAAAAACCACGAGGAAGCCATCAAGTTTGCTGCCTTTATCACCAACGATGAAAACCAGCTCGCTTTCTGCAAGCAGACAGCCATCTTCCCCTCTACCACCAAAGCCAGCGAAGACTCTTACTTTACTTCCGACACCAGCACGCTGGAAGGGCAGGCACGCAATATGTCCGCAAAAGTCAGCAAGACTTCTGAGGACTATTCTCTCGGCGTGGAAGGGCAGAGCGACATTCAGGATGCGGTCAACAAAGTGTATGAAGCGGCCATTACCAGCGGTCAGGATGTGAACACAGCCCTGAAGAATGCCGAAACCAAGGTCAACTCTCTGCTGAAAAAATAA
- a CDS encoding carbohydrate ABC transporter permease, protein MRTTSSAGAAQPPKRSRRLLKTPAARETLRAYLFMAPALIMLAIFVFAPILGSLPLMFMDYSVLGETKFIGLQNFQEAFADRDFQIAMVNTVIFVVVVPIIQILSILLAVLVNRKLRGITVFRTLFYIPVVTSMVAVSIMWGFIFDPNGLINTLLLNMGAIKSPLGFLTDSKTAMLCIMFITIWQGLGYYMMMYLAGLQSIPHDVEEAAMVDGANAAVAFVKVKLPLLKPYIWFCTLNSVISAVGVFDAVYVLTKGGPDNATMVINYYSYIKAFNDFQFGYSAAVGFIQALITGVFSIFVYWYGRKAEEE, encoded by the coding sequence ATGAGGACTACAAGTTCCGCAGGCGCGGCGCAGCCGCCGAAGCGTTCGCGCAGGCTGCTGAAAACGCCTGCCGCACGGGAAACACTGCGCGCGTATCTGTTTATGGCACCGGCGCTGATTATGCTGGCGATTTTCGTGTTCGCTCCGATTTTGGGCAGCCTGCCGCTGATGTTTATGGATTACTCTGTGCTGGGGGAAACAAAGTTTATCGGCTTGCAAAACTTTCAGGAAGCATTTGCGGACCGCGACTTTCAAATCGCCATGGTCAACACAGTCATCTTCGTGGTGGTTGTGCCGATTATCCAGATTCTTTCCATCCTGCTTGCCGTGTTGGTCAACCGCAAGCTGCGGGGCATCACGGTGTTCCGTACCCTGTTTTACATTCCGGTTGTCACCTCCATGGTGGCGGTGTCCATTATGTGGGGATTTATCTTCGACCCAAATGGGCTGATTAACACCCTGCTGCTCAACATGGGCGCCATTAAATCACCGCTTGGCTTTTTGACAGACAGCAAAACCGCCATGCTGTGCATTATGTTTATCACCATCTGGCAGGGACTTGGTTACTACATGATGATGTACTTGGCGGGGCTGCAGTCCATTCCGCACGATGTGGAAGAGGCCGCCATGGTGGACGGCGCAAATGCGGCGGTTGCCTTTGTTAAAGTGAAGCTGCCGCTGCTCAAGCCGTACATTTGGTTTTGCACACTGAACTCCGTGATTTCTGCCGTTGGCGTGTTTGATGCGGTGTATGTGCTGACCAAAGGCGGCCCGGACAATGCAACCATGGTCATTAACTACTATTCCTACATCAAGGCGTTCAATGACTTCCAGTTCGGCTACTCTGCCGCGGTTGGTTTCATTCAGGCGTTGATTACCGGTGTGTTCAGCATTTTCGTGTATTGGTACGGCAGAAAAGCAGAGGAGGAATGA